From a region of the Pecten maximus chromosome 18, xPecMax1.1, whole genome shotgun sequence genome:
- the LOC117317157 gene encoding uncharacterized protein LOC117317157, whose product MDNIHNNGSLTTEQNSLSLLQSIMVWTLCSVSVIAFTEHFVILLLTCVNKTLRQKPYIVSILLLSSSDILLSFALFLFSLITLVPLQQTWICGFAYFLIQLGFVTSLVHTLIICTERYLCSRPIPIEALSLRKRQALTLINMGICSLILGIPYLFAVKEPMVKTCVVLSIFRDNLPYALVPVRSITFLIWISTIVIYVITAKNFRNAVRRTGRLECSYCDVENRDTKDVKSADNIQSDSDASRQSGSMTGLTSNRDQSSTEIEKQKRNSKDEVKVRDAFTKQSEEKTVISTSSFEPESNIQTDRKNDNRAAHAHFMVVKAEGAKTENKTIEDNININEIETFQASLDNAAGYMSDKSANACTCACSVRFPRRKHSKSYSQVPTEAFRTVSVVFVVFLISMTPQSVVGPIMIAFPMSETVEFGCAILAISSILTNPFMFAFLLKDFRRVVMGCK is encoded by the coding sequence ATGgacaatatacataacaacGGTAGCCTGACGACCGAACAGAACTCATTGTCTCTCCTACAATCTATAATGGTGTGGACCTTATGTTCAGTTTCAGTGATCGCATTTACGGAACATTTTGTTATACTGCTGCTTACTTGCGTGAACAAAACTCTGCGACAAAAGCCATACATTGTTTCAATTCTTCTGTTGAGCAGTAGTGACATTTTATTGAGCTTTGCTTTATTCTTATTTTCGTTGATTACATTGGTACCGTTACAACAAACATGGATATGTGGATTTGCATATTTCCTAATCCAACTTGGATTTGTTACCTCTCTGGTTCATACGTTGATCATATGCACAGAACGATATTTATGTTCAAGACCTATTCCGATTGAAGCCCTTTCTCTACGCAAACGTCAAGCGCTCACATTGATTAACATGGGAATATGTTCACTGATATTAGGAATACCGTACCTATTTGCAGTTAAAGAACCCATGGTAAAAACGTGTGTAGTGCTTTCTATATTTCGAGATAACCTGCCATATGCATTAGTTCCAGTGAGGTCCATCACCTTTCTGATTTGGATAAGTACGATCGTGATCTATGTCATAACTGCAAAGAATTTTCGAAATGCTGTTCGAAGAACGGGTCGATTAGAGTGCAGCTATTGCGATGTGGAGAACAGGGATACTAAAGATGTAAAGTCAGCAGATAACATACAATCTGATTCAGACGCCTCGCGTCAGTCAGGTTCAATGACAGGTTTGACTAGCAATAGAGATCAATCATCTACtgaaatagaaaaacaaaaacggAATTCAAAGGATGAAGTCAAAGTAAGAGATGCTTTTACAAAACAGTCCGAGGAAAAAACAGTGATAAGTACGAGCTCATTTGAACCTGAAAGCAACATACAAACTGATCGAAAAAATGATAACCGCGCTGCGCATGCGCATTTTATGGTCGTCAAGGCTGAAGGCGCAAagactgaaaataaaacaatagaagATAATATTAACATCAATGAAATAGAGACTTTTCAAGCCAGTCTGGATAATGCTGCTGGGTACATGTCTGACAAATCTGCCAATGCATGCACTTGTGCGTGTTCAGTTAGGTTCCCGAGACGTAAACATTCAAAATCATATTCACAAGTACCAACAGAAGCCTTCAGAACCGTTTCGGTTGTTTTTGTGGTTTTCCTGATATCGATGACACCTCAATCCGTGGTAGGACCTATAATGATAGCCTTTCCTATGTCAGAAACTGTTGAATTCGGGTGTGCGATATTGGCAATTTCCTCCATTCTGACCAACCCGTTCATGTTTGCTTTTCTGCTAAAAGATTTCAGAAGAGTGGTCATGGGATgcaaataa